Below is a window of Pseudomonas monteilii DNA.
ATGGCCCGGCAGTTGCTGGCGCCGGTGAAGGTCTTGGCCTGGACTTCCATGGCCTCCAGGCGGCGACGGACCAGCGCCTGACCCCCTTCAGGCAGGCGGTGACTGTAGGCACCGAGCACATCGTAGATCTCGTAGGACGCGACATCGCCCTGTTCGTTGAGGCTGTCCATGTGGATGGGCAGCGGGTTTCTTGGCTGCTTGTAATCGAACGTCTGGATGGCCATCTTGCCCGACTGCATTTCCCGATGGCTGCGCCATTGGGTGATGGCGTCGTCGGTCTCGGTGACGGCGGCGCTGTGGTAGCGGATATGCGGTTGTTCGGGCAACGCCTGCAGCGCCTGGGATTCATCGGCGATGATCAGGCGATGCCCGTCCGTGTCGTGATCGAAGTAGAAGAACAGGCCATCCTGCTCCAGCAGGCGCAACACGAAATCCAGATCGGTTTCGCGATACTGGGTGATGTAGCTGTGGGAATCGAGCGGCTTGAGCAGGCGAAACTCGAATGCAGCCAGCCCGCCGTAATGCTCGAAAACGGTGCGAATGACCGTTTCGATGGTCTGCTCTTGAAAGATCCGCGAATCGACGCGTCGCGTCAGCATCCACAGCCAGGGGCTCAGTGTCGCACTGTAGCGCGCCAGGCCACCGTCGCTGCCCAGCAGGTTGAACTGGGTGATGTGCCCATGGACAGGACGTACGCCGCCGTCGGCCAGTTCGATGTCCAGACGGGCCGGCTGGCCGATCAACGACTTGAGTTCGAGCCTGGCGTCCTGGCTGATCAGGGACAGCTTGAAGCTGAACAGCGTGGACAACCCTTCATGGCCGCTGAAGTGCTCCAGCAGCAACGTCTGGTCATCTCGAAAGGGCGTGGTGAGCTTGATCAGCCGACGGTTCTGTGGTGCGAAGATCTTCGTCAAGTCCATGACGATACTGCTCCTTGATAAAACAAGCAGCGGAAAGTATCACAATCGTCAGGACTTCAATCACTTGGATTCGCTAGGAGTTGAAGAACTGTGACAGGCGTCCCATTGACAGCAATCGTTCCGTGTTATCAGCAACATCAACTCAGTCTGGCGCCGTCACCCGGTAGAGCCCGCCCTCCCCGGCAACGAAACCGGCTTGGGTGAACATCACATAAGGGGTCTTTTCTGGATACCTGCGACGATCGCGATCCTCGCTTTCGGACGGGTTATCCGCACTGCCTGCCGAGAACTGAAAGAGAAAAAGGCCTTCGGTCGATAGCGCGCACGTCAGCTGATCAGGCAGTGTCCCACCCTCCGCACGCATCTCCTTCTCTTTATCCTCGGGCAACCCGACCTTCAGCGGTATGCGCACCCATTGACCTGCGACGTCACCTTTGGCCATCAGTGCAAAGCCGGCGGCGTCTTTAACGACCTTCAGCGCTACTTCATCTCGAGGCGGGGAGGTTTCGATGATGCTTTTATCTTCAGGCTGGGTGGCGAAACTACCGATGAAGCCATCGCATTCATACTTGGAGGCTGCTGCCGAACCGCTGAACGCCAGTGCGAGCGGCAATGCAATGAATGAAGCCCGCAAAAGGCCAACGCTTGAGGTGGTAAGACGAGAATCGATACGCATGGAAGTCCTTTTCAATAGTCGGTTGAAGCCTGGTGATGCAGTCGTGCCATACAGATCATGCCGCATTGAGCGGCCCAGGTGTTCCAGATTCTGCGCAACATGTCGAAAAATCCAAACAGCGTCTAGTAACCTCAAGGGCTCGTAGACGCCTCGGTCAATGACCCCATTGAGCCTCTTCGCAGCGCTTCCAGGCTGCAATAGAACACCTGCCCACCCGTCCAGCCTGGATGCAAAGCCAGTAACCAAGCCCTGCGTCTTGTAGTAGCGTCACCCCCTCAACGAACGGCCCGGTCCGTCATCGTCAGCCCAGGGACCGGGCGATTGCGATCAGGAGGCAACATGCAACCGGTGGTAGGCCAAGACGCACTCGATTCGGCATTGATCGCGTTCGCGCGGTACAAGATCGGGGAAACGAAATTTTCCGCACTGGAGCGTGCGATGAGTTTCGAGGTCGGCGAGGCGCTTTCCCGAAGCGAGTGGGTGAGGTTCTCGATTTCGAAACTGCCGTCGGGTCGTTATCGCATCGCGGACGAGGGAGAGAACGCCATCACGGAGGCGGGCCGCGCGCACCTCGCGGCGCTTCGAGCGACTCAGGGTTGTCACGAGCCCCAGCTGGCTTCGCATGCCGTGACACCTTTGCTCACACCTGGACAGGCCTGAGCCATGAAAGGAAGCTGCGCCTGCGGCGCCGTCGCGTATGGGATCGACAGCATCGACATGCCGATCAGTCACTGCCACTGCCGCACGTGTCGTAAAACCCACGCCGCTGCCTATGTCACCACGGCAGGCGTGCTCAGGCATCACTTCACCTGGACGCGTGGCACGCTAGCCCTGAAAGCGTTCGAATCCTCGCCAGGCAAACGCCGATTCTTCTGCGGCCACTGCGGCTCGCACCTGGCAGCCGAGCGGGATGGCGCTGCTGCGATGATCATACGGGTGGCGACACTGGACGATGCGCCTCCTGCCCGTCCCGCATTCCATATCTGGACCGCGCATGCCGTGGACTGGCTGGACGGTGAGGGTTTGCCCGAGTACCACCAGTGGCAGCCTGACCGTTAACGTCCGACAGCCTCCTGAATGGTGGCAGGTCCAAACGCGACAAGGTGCGTGCTACCCACGTGCCTTGCGCCGCAAATCCGGTTACAGTAGCGCCCCTTGTTGGGGAGTAGCCTGCCCTTGACCGCGGTCAAGGTGCGTTCGTGTCAACATTCTTGGCCACCTGCCATGGCACGAACACCTTTCGGTTGGCGAGACCAGCGATGCCTCCATGCCCCAGGTCGGGCGTGTGGCGGCGTCGTTGACTCACAGCCCGACCGGATGCACGACCGTGAGCCTGATTTCCCTTTTCTTCATTGCCTTGGCCATGTCCACCGATGCCTTCGCCGCCGCCATCGGCAAAGGGTCCAGCCTGCACAAGCCCACCTTGCGCGAAGCATTGCGTACAGGCGTGATCTTCGGCCTCATCGAAGCGGTGACGCCGCTCGTCGGCTGGGCCATCGGCCAGGTCGCCGCGCGCCATGTCGCGCAGTGGGACCACTGGATCGCCTTCGTGCTGCTGGTGGCGCTGGGGCTGCACATGATCTACAACGGTTGCAAGCACGATGAGGCCGAGGACGAAAAGCCCGCCCAGCACTCGTTCTTCAGGCTGGCGCTCACGGCCTTCGCCACCAGTATCGATGCCCTGGCGGTCGGCGTAGGCCTGGCCTTCGTCGACGTCAACATCCTGGTGGCGGCCGGCGCCATCGGCGTGGCCACGCTGGTCATGGTGACCGTGGGGGTGATGCTGGGTCGCGCACTGGGCGCCGTGGTCGGCAAACGGGCCGAGATCGTGGGGGGCGTGGTGCTGATGCTGGTCGGTGCCACCATCCTCTACGAGCACCTGTCAGCGGCTGCCTGAGTCAAGAACAGGCTTGGCGTGCGAACCTTGATCAGCGACCATTGTCCGATCGCTGGGCCGCGCGCCGCTTGCCGTGGATACCCCAATGCCTCACGCTGCATGGATTGCTAACAGGTACGTTAGCCGACCGGATTCTGGAGCTTCCTTCAATGCCTTCTTCACACTTGCAGCCTCATGACTATCTGTCGCCCGAAGAACGTTCCGCGATCGCCGAAATCGAGGCGACGACCAGCATTCTGCGGCTGGTCACCCGGTTGACCGGCATGCGGTTCGCCGGGATCGCCAAGTTCACCGACACCGAATGGATCACCTGCATGGTGCATGACGTCGGTGAACTGGGCATCGAGGAAGGTGACTGCGAACCTCTGGAAGTCACGTTGTGCAGCGAGTTCAAACGCGATCCACGTGCTTTGCTGGTGCCCAAGATCAGCGAGGACGTCCGTTTCGCCACCCGGCCCGTGGTCAAGCGCTTCGACCTGGAAAGCTACGCCGGGGTGCCGATCTTCCTGCCCGATGGCCGTCTGTACGGTGCCCTCTGCGCGCTGGATTCCGAGCCTACGCTGTTCGACAACCCAGACCTGGCCGAAACCCTGGACCTCTTCGCTCGCCTGATCGGGTGCATCTTCTACGCCAACCTGGCCCCTCAGCCGACGCCTCCCGTGGCCCAACCCGCCTGACGGGCAACAGCCTCGAAACGGGCGGAAACAACCGCCCGCTCCACGCCCGAAGTTCAGCGCGAATGACCCGCGGTAGCGATTATTTCGTACCCGACGAACTGCTCTAAAAAAACTGAATCCTGCCCGCGACGCCTCAGTCAAGAATCATGAACGCAGTTAATCTGACGAGGTAACAGCCATGACTATCGAAGCAGAGACACTCGTACAACTGACCGAGGCACTTCAGGAACGCGGCTTGACGCTGGTCTCAGACATCCACTTCACACGTGCCCCCTACCGGCACAACAACCGCTGGATCTGCATGGTCGAATATTCGGCTCAGGCGTGATTCGCGCGTCACAGCGACGACCCGTTGCTGACCCGATGCACCTGGCGCCGCGTCGCCAGGGTGCAGGGGACGTGTAGGGGTACGGCCACCCAAGTTTTGCTTTATCATGGCGGCAGTTACCAGACAGAGCCTTCCATGAGATTCGCCATCGCGGTTTTTTCCCCCGCCCATGCGCCCTCCTCGCGCCGTGCACTGCGGTTCGCCGAAGCGATCCTGGCCGGCGGGCATCAGATCGAGCGCCTGTTCTTCTATCAGGACGGTGTCCACAGCGCCTCGGGCAATATCGTCGCGCCGCAGGATGAGTGCGACATTGCCGCTCAATGGCGCCAGTTCATCACCGAGCACCAACTCGACGCGGTGGTCTGCATCGCCGCTGCCTTGCGCCGGGGCGTACTCGACGCCTCGGAAGCCAGCCGTTACCAGCGTGAGGCTGCCAACCTGCCTGCGCCTTGGGTGCTGTCAGGGCTAGGCCAGCTGCACGAAGCGGCACAATCGGCCGACCGCCTGGTCTGCTTCGGAGGCGACTGACATGAGCCACTCCCTGTTGATCATCAGCCGTCAGGCACCTGGGTCGGGCCTGGGCGCACGGGAAGCGCTGGACATCGCTTTGGCAGGCGGAGCCTTCGACCTGCCGCTGGGCATGCTCTTTCTCGACGACGGCGTTTTCCAGCTGCTCGACCGGCAACGACCTGCGCACCTAGAGCAGAAGCGCCTGGCCGCCAACCTGCAGGCGCTGCCGCTGTTCGGTGTCGAGCAGTTGTACGCCTGCGCCGCCAGCCTCGCTAGCCGTGGCCTGGCCGACGAGACCTTGGCCCTGCCAGTCGAGACGCTCGATGACGCAGGGCTGCGCGCCCTGCTTGCCCGCTTCGATCAGGTGATGACCTTATGAGCACCACGTTGCATGTGATCGCCCACTCGCCGTTTGGCGACGAGCGTCTGTCCAGTTGCCTGCGCCTGCTAGGTGCCGACGACAGTCTGCTGCTGTGCGGCGAGGCAGTCCAGGCCCTGCGCAGCGGCACCGCACCCCAGGCTCAGCTGCGCGACGCCAGGCTGCAGGGCCGACTGTTCGCCTTGAGCGAGGACCTGGAGGCGCGTGACCTGGCAGACACGTTGGCCGAACGCGTCGATTACCCCGGCTTCGTCGACCTCACCCTGCGCCACGACAAGGTCAACACCTGGCTATGAACGCATTGACGCTGAACGATCGCCAGGTACCCCTGGACAAGGACGGCTTTCTGGTCGACCTGCAGGACTGGTCCCGCGAAGTCGCCGAGGCACTGGCGCTGAACGAAGGCCTGCCGCTGACGCCCGAACACTGGGAAATCCTCGTGCTGCTGCGCCGCTTCCACGAACAGTACGCGCTGTCGCCGGCCACCCGGCCTCTGGTCAAGTACGTCGCCCTGAACCTGGGCACTGACAAGGGCAATAGCGCTTACCTCAATCGCCTGTTCAACGGCACCCCTGCCAAGCTGGCTGCCAAGCTGGCGGGCCTGCCCAAGCCGACCAATTGCATATGACTTCGAACACTTCCCTGCTCCTCGAGACGCCTGAGGAACACCCCTTCGCGACCTTCGTGCGCGTGCTGGGCAAAGGCAAGCGCGGTGCCCGTGGGCTCTCGCGCGAAGAGGCCCGCCAGGCCATGGACATGATCCTGTGCGGCGACGTCGAGGAGGCGCAACTGGGCGCCTTCCTGATGCTGCTGCGGCACAAGGAAGAAACCCCCGAAGAGCTGGCCGGCTTCAC
It encodes the following:
- a CDS encoding diguanylate cyclase, producing MPSSHLQPHDYLSPEERSAIAEIEATTSILRLVTRLTGMRFAGIAKFTDTEWITCMVHDVGELGIEEGDCEPLEVTLCSEFKRDPRALLVPKISEDVRFATRPVVKRFDLESYAGVPIFLPDGRLYGALCALDSEPTLFDNPDLAETLDLFARLIGCIFYANLAPQPTPPVAQPA
- a CDS encoding sulfur relay protein TusC; the encoded protein is MSHSLLIISRQAPGSGLGAREALDIALAGGAFDLPLGMLFLDDGVFQLLDRQRPAHLEQKRLAANLQALPLFGVEQLYACAASLASRGLADETLALPVETLDDAGLRALLARFDQVMTL
- a CDS encoding aldehyde-activating protein, with protein sequence MKGSCACGAVAYGIDSIDMPISHCHCRTCRKTHAAAYVTTAGVLRHHFTWTRGTLALKAFESSPGKRRFFCGHCGSHLAAERDGAAAMIIRVATLDDAPPARPAFHIWTAHAVDWLDGEGLPEYHQWQPDR
- a CDS encoding sulfurtransferase, whose amino-acid sequence is MRFAIAVFSPAHAPSSRRALRFAEAILAGGHQIERLFFYQDGVHSASGNIVAPQDECDIAAQWRQFITEHQLDAVVCIAAALRRGVLDASEASRYQREAANLPAPWVLSGLGQLHEAAQSADRLVCFGGD
- a CDS encoding sulfur relay protein TusE, with translation MNALTLNDRQVPLDKDGFLVDLQDWSREVAEALALNEGLPLTPEHWEILVLLRRFHEQYALSPATRPLVKYVALNLGTDKGNSAYLNRLFNGTPAKLAAKLAGLPKPTNCI
- a CDS encoding hypothetical protein (membrane protein YebN): MSLISLFFIALAMSTDAFAAAIGKGSSLHKPTLREALRTGVIFGLIEAVTPLVGWAIGQVAARHVAQWDHWIAFVLLVALGLHMIYNGCKHDEAEDEKPAQHSFFRLALTAFATSIDALAVGVGLAFVDVNILVAAGAIGVATLVMVTVGVMLGRALGAVVGKRAEIVGGVVLMLVGATILYEHLSAAA
- a CDS encoding sulfur relay protein DsrH, yielding MSTTLHVIAHSPFGDERLSSCLRLLGADDSLLLCGEAVQALRSGTAPQAQLRDARLQGRLFALSEDLEARDLADTLAERVDYPGFVDLTLRHDKVNTWL